The segment GCCTCAGGACGTCGGGGATCGGCAGGCGCTTTACTTCACCGTATATTCCCTTGCCTTTCGGATTGGCCACCAGGAAGGTCCACTTCCTCGTATCCAAGTCTCGTAGCGAGGATAGTTGCAGCTCTCCCGGCCTTAACTGTAGGAAGGTGAGCATGGCGGTGGCGAAGCGACAGGCTTCGCCTTTCCAGCCACCAACTTGCCTGCAAGCCTGGAGGACCGCTATCAGGTCCTCGCGGTACAGGGAATAAGGTTCTTGGTTATCGCTGCCTATCCGTATCCGTCCGTCCTTGAGCATGTCCTCGACCAAACGATTCTTGCATTCCAAGCACACGTCCTTCAACAGTTGCATCTGCTTCCTGAGCGTCGAACGCTTTGGAGGTTTCCCCCTTACATCGCGGTTCTTCAGCGCCAGGAAGATCTCTATGATGTCGTCCTCCGTGAACCTGGAGGGGTTCGAGGTGCTTATCTTGCCCGAGCTGTAGAGCTTGTGAATGATCGAAGCCATGAAGTGCAGTTTGCGCTCACGTTCATCGATCGTCCCTTCGCCCAAACGAGCCCGGGCACGTTTCAGGTATCGTCGATAAGCGCACACGAAGGGGTATCGACCCATGGTCTTACCTCTCGGGCGTCTATCCGCTGAACCACGTCCCTGGCCATTCTGGGTTCGCCCATCACGGCAGGAGCGCTGTTTAGCGGAGGCGAGTTGTTCACAGCGTGGTGATATCCTCGCCTCGGGAGCGAGAGGGCGATTTGAGAAGGATAAAGCTTCGCCCGATGAATCATCGAATTTTTTCGGTCGCTCCCTCCGTTCCGGCATTCCCCGTCCTCTCCAGCAGGACGAAAGTCGGAAAGAGAGGGGTAGAGAGAGAATCTCTTTCGGTTCTTTCGAACTCTTTTATCTCAGACTAATGTCGATTAGGCATCGCCGTATTTATATGATTTTTGATTGAAAAAGCAGTCTGGCAATTAATTATTAATCGAGCGGGAGAATTAATAATTAATTCGATCTAGAACGTGAATGTGATATCAACTAGATATCAGACGACCGCCGATAAGCGTACTCTTATCGGATCGATAAGGGGCCGGTTATCGAGGGATGGATGTACCATTACTTTCAAGATTTTGTATGTGTTTTTGAAGGCGGATTATGTTTAAATCGAGGCCCTCGCATCGTTTACGAGAGTAAGCTATCGATTGCGTTTTGTCTATGACAAAACGTAGCACTGGATAGGCTTTGTTGGAGTACCTTTCTCATGTACACACGTATGGAGCTATCTGAAAACGGAAGATGGCTGAAGTTGACCCTGAAATCAGCGACTAATAAAATTATTAATCAACGAATCGTTAGGATGGTTAATGGACCCTTATTCTAGGGAGACGGTTCATCAAAAGATTAATGAGATTATCAATAGGCCAGTTGAGTACATCTACATGTGGGAAGCCATCTCAGAGCTAGCTGATTTGCGTAAAACCGCTCAAGATAATTCAGATACTGAAGCTGTTCAAGAACTTGATTGGGAATATGATCTTCTTCTATATCCTGTATTTGGCAGCAAGGTCCAATATGAAGGAAAAGAAGTCAGTCCTATAGCCAATAAATGGGAATACTATCTGGAACGGACCGATAAATTTACCAATCCGTTTTCGAACCTGCCATTCTGTCAATGGAGGAAGGAGGCAGTAGATTACTACAGAAGGAGATTCATTGAGACAACCAACAATTTCGCTAAAGCCAGATACTCCTTTGCTTTAATGACGCTTAGTTCAGGAAAAGATAAATTCATATTCGCAAAGGAATCATACGAATGCTGGCTTAAAACTGCCGAAGAATACGTATCGAATGACGGTGACAATGGATCGTACGAGATTGTACCATTAGCCTATGGGCTTGCACTAAGAATGTCACTAGAATTTGGTCAGATGCAATGGGCAATGACCGCATTTTCTTCCTTATCGGAGTCCATCACTAAAACGATTGATTATGAGTGGAGGGGCTGGACTCTCGATATTCTTAGACTTTTCGTAAAGCATGTGGGCACTCTAGAAGGACCGAGGGAGAACAAAGAACGAATAGGCACCATGAAATCCAGGCTCATATCTCAATTAAGAGACCTGATTGAGAAAAGCCCAGCAGATGGTGATTACCAACTTGTAAGATGTTACATCGAAGTGTTGGTTGGGTTAGTGGATGAAGACGAGGCTTATATTCTAATGAAGAGAGCTGCTGAAACGCATATCACACAGGGAAATGGAGCACAAGAGGGGCTAGCACGTTATACATTTTATGGATGGGGTTTGAAGGCATACAAGGAGATTCAGGATCGATTTCCTAGAGACAGGGATGATACACAGGCAAGAATAGATTTCATAACCAAAATAATGAAGGAACAGATTGAAAAAATAGAGTGGGAGGACATTTCTGTTAGTTTTACCGTAGATGATCCAGTCAAGAAATATATCGCCGAATTAAAAGGACTTGAGCATGGTGTTCTTGACAAAATTCTTGATGATACATCTGGTCTAATGGACATAGAAAAGGCCAGGGCCCTGACCCTTAAACAGAAGGAAACGGCACCACTTGCATTCATTTTCCCCGTTTCAGTACAGAATGAAGAAAGTACGGTTAGAGAGCATCGCTCGGAGGACTCTCTTCTCGATTATAATGCTAGGAGAAATATCGTAATGTCCATTAAATTCTTTGAAATTCTATTTGTCAATGTTATGCGTGAAACGCAAGATAAGATTGTTGAGGATGGCGACATCGATAGGCTTCTTTCAGAGTCTCG is part of the Methanomassiliicoccus luminyensis B10 genome and harbors:
- a CDS encoding site-specific integrase, with translation MASIIHKLYSSGKISTSNPSRFTEDDIIEIFLALKNRDVRGKPPKRSTLRKQMQLLKDVCLECKNRLVEDMLKDGRIRIGSDNQEPYSLYREDLIAVLQACRQVGGWKGEACRFATAMLTFLQLRPGELQLSSLRDLDTRKWTFLVANPKGKGIYGEVKRLPIPDVLRPFVLDFIKARNEMLQSKGIKSAEPLIPAVSCKGVNNYTQQAFGRLKKQVMQEAGITFKWKDFRPTGGQLALDEGVPIEQVSQSMRHASTKTTERYYCRARADPAFANVNEAYNRMFLDELAMNGKTV
- a CDS encoding DUF4209 domain-containing protein — protein: MDPYSRETVHQKINEIINRPVEYIYMWEAISELADLRKTAQDNSDTEAVQELDWEYDLLLYPVFGSKVQYEGKEVSPIANKWEYYLERTDKFTNPFSNLPFCQWRKEAVDYYRRRFIETTNNFAKARYSFALMTLSSGKDKFIFAKESYECWLKTAEEYVSNDGDNGSYEIVPLAYGLALRMSLEFGQMQWAMTAFSSLSESITKTIDYEWRGWTLDILRLFVKHVGTLEGPRENKERIGTMKSRLISQLRDLIEKSPADGDYQLVRCYIEVLVGLVDEDEAYILMKRAAETHITQGNGAQEGLARYTFYGWGLKAYKEIQDRFPRDRDDTQARIDFITKIMKEQIEKIEWEDISVSFTVDDPVKKYIAELKGLEHGVLDKILDDTSGLMDIEKARALTLKQKETAPLAFIFPVSVQNEESTVREHRSEDSLLDYNARRNIVMSIKFFEILFVNVMRETQDKIVEDGDIDRLLSESRISDIKPTLEIGFKSMLKTPPDHLVAAHMLTPYLEEIIRRIVIANGMEDRVVEWERQMGSEEKTISFRKIDLGGLLRNNEVRTLLGTEFTDSLKTFLVEQDQINYRNLLLHGLIPANKIGVFDTYFLVYSLLRLIRILSQSPSPARLELKSN